Proteins encoded within one genomic window of Neochlamydia sp. AcF84:
- a CDS encoding DUF1670 domain-containing protein, with protein MKNVTINSREDQERRLQIKNIHQQMKNLAVQGTGISPWEAQILVGLIEEVYFSELNQNHLKSGQIKYHCVAAEEGAGKSLKECKMLPVVLTLFDQRDKGNFSQDNNKDRSVELRRRRLVRIAEEAKEQGGYLTQEDLAELLMCDIRTIRRDIKELRTIGILLPTRGQQKDIGPGVSHRAIAIRLWLEGKEPVAIAQHIKHSIEAVENYLQKFKRVAFLKSKHFNEFEIALTVGISIYATKTFSLLYEEFKDKAFFEQRLEEVHIVGAQYYHAQDEKKRMMSSNDSIRNERRLP; from the coding sequence ATGAAAAATGTTACTATAAATTCTAGAGAAGATCAAGAAAGACGACTTCAAATCAAAAACATCCATCAGCAGATGAAAAATTTGGCTGTTCAAGGAACGGGAATTAGTCCTTGGGAAGCTCAAATTTTAGTAGGTCTGATTGAGGAGGTGTACTTTTCTGAACTTAACCAAAACCATTTAAAATCAGGGCAGATTAAATATCATTGTGTAGCAGCTGAAGAAGGAGCTGGTAAATCTTTAAAGGAGTGTAAGATGTTACCTGTGGTTTTGACGTTGTTTGACCAACGAGACAAAGGAAATTTTTCTCAAGATAATAATAAAGATAGAAGTGTTGAGCTAAGAAGGCGAAGACTTGTGCGTATAGCTGAAGAAGCTAAAGAGCAAGGAGGATACTTAACACAAGAAGACTTAGCAGAATTGTTGATGTGCGATATAAGAACGATTCGAAGAGATATTAAAGAGCTTAGAACAATAGGCATCTTATTACCCACCCGAGGCCAACAAAAAGATATCGGCCCTGGTGTCAGCCATAGAGCTATAGCCATACGGCTTTGGCTGGAGGGCAAAGAGCCTGTGGCTATTGCCCAGCATATTAAGCATAGCATAGAAGCTGTGGAAAACTATCTACAGAAGTTTAAAAGAGTAGCCTTTCTTAAAAGCAAACATTTCAATGAGTTTGAAATAGCCTTAACGGTAGGAATTTCCATCTATGCTACCAAAACCTTTTCTCTGCTATATGAAGAGTTTAAAGATAAAGCCTTTTTTGAACAAAGATTGGAGGAAGTTCATATAGTTGGTGCCCAATATTATCATGCTCAAGACGAAAAAAAAAGAATGATGTCGTCGAACGACTCTATCAGGAACGAGCGGAGGCTGCCATGA